CCTCACGGGCATGAAGTGGCCTTCCAAGTGGTGTAAAAATTTGGCACGAGCTACATCAAAAACAGAGATGGTGCCATCCATTGAGCCACAAGCAAGTCGTCTCCCATCAGGACTCCAGGCAACCGACAGGACAAACTTCTTGCTGCCGCTTTTATCAGAGGGCTTGGGACCTTCTGGACGAGGAATAGGTAGAGTGGCAACCAGACTCCATGTGGCAGTGTCCCAAAGGGTGATTGATGCACTACCCCCACCAGCGACTGCTAGAGTAGAACCCTGAAATGGAGCTACAGTCAGAATAAGTTTGAGCCAATGTTCAAATAGATGGGGGTGGATTTCTAGTTTACATAGATTCTAAGGTGTTATTTGAAAGGAAAGAGGCACACTTGTTTCATCCTGTAATACACGGATGCATATCTAAAGCACAATTTGCATATGCTATCTGCACAAAAAGCCAATCAACATATGTAGACAAGAAAGAATGGCATCAACCAGTGTGTAACCCTTATATGCTAAAACTGCGTGGTGCTACTATGCAAGTGCCAGTGGCTAGTCTAGACAAGTCTCTTGTGTCTAGATGACACAACCATCAATGCTCAGTATTCTTGTACCCTTGTTAAGTATTTGTGTATCCCTTGATAAAAGGTTCTTTTTGATGGGGAAGGGGGGGGAGGCGACTGTGTATTTATGTAATCCTTCgataaaaatttctttttgaagggGGGGAAAACAGAAAGAATTATTTTGGCATGTGTTATCTTAAGAACATACactcaagaacacaaaaaaacaaactagAATACAAACATAAACATACCAAAAATTTGTTGCTTTTCTATATAAAGGACAACTTACAGACACATTCCACTGTCCACAAGTGGGTACACCTTAATCACACAACAAGCACTACTGAAAAGTACTAAAGAGAATTGCAACTCTTGCAGTCACACTAAACTTGTAAAATTGCCGATTATGGAGCCCAATGCTTCCAAAATATAATCTGTAGGCTGCTCATTTCATTTCTTTAggcaaatttaaaaattttcattagttCTAGAATGGAATTTTAATAAGCTGGCACAGGAGATGGTACCACAACAGGTTGAGGCAGTCAAGGAGaactataaaaagaaaatcccAACTCTCAACAAGCAGATTTAAAGGGTGCACAAGCAAATGTATTCCTTACAACTCACAAGTTTTAGCAAACACAAGACGTAAGTGAAAAGCCATTGCACCTAATAAGCACGATCGACATCAAACTACACGACACCAATCAACCAGTCAAGCCTCTCTCATGAACTACTTGAGGTTAGCAACAAAAGCTATACTCCCCCATCATTGTAACAAGTAGAAGAGTTTCATGTACTTAGCTAATTGATGCAAGGATTTCGAAAATATGGTATGCAAAGAGTACATCAAAATACATGAATTCTTTCCTATGAACCAAGCTTGAGCTCAATTATATCGCCTTCGAGCATAACAACCACAACATCAAGAGTCACAGCCTTTTTCACAGCTTAACAAGTTGTGATTCTAAATTTTTCGTTTTCCTAATtcccaaaaactaaaattaagaaCTTGCTACTTTTAACCGTTCCTCTaattttctcggcaaccaaacaaacactttaaaaaaaaaagtaaaaaagaacgaaaggttaaaatggtaaaataaccTCAGGATTGAAGCGCAATTGCCAGACTTCAGAGGGAGGAGATTCGAGAGTGGCAATGGTGGCGTTGGTATCGACATCGAAGACACGTACGAAGCTGTCGAGTGAGGCCGACGCGCCGATGAGTCCCGACGGGTGAGCCGCCACGCTGGCCACTCCCAGGCTGTGCCCGGTGTTGGTTCGCTCCAGGACCAGCTCGTCGGAGCCCCATAGCTTAACGGTCTCGTCCAGTGACCCGGTCATCAACAAAGCGGGTCGGGTCTCCGTGGCTGGGACCCAGGTGGCCGCCCATACCGACTCGTCGTGGGAGTTCTCGATGGATTTCAGTCCGGCGAGCTTCATTGCAGTAGAAAATTCAAAGAGAAGAGTAACCCTAGTCAGAGAATCACTGTTATTTCTGAAGTGCGTTTGAAGTTTTGGAATCTGGATCCAAATGGGTTTTCTTAAACTTCTCTATAATGGGTATAACCCGATGCGGACTCAAAAGGACTCTTAT
This genomic stretch from Castanea sativa cultivar Marrone di Chiusa Pesio chromosome 1, ASM4071231v1 harbors:
- the LOC142630424 gene encoding WD repeat-containing protein VIP3 — translated: MKLAGLKSIENSHDESVWAATWVPATETRPALLMTGSLDETVKLWGSDELVLERTNTGHSLGVASVAAHPSGLIGASASLDSFVRVFDVDTNATIATLESPPSEVWQLRFNPEGSTLAVAGGGSASITLWDTATWSLVATLPIPRPEGPKPSDKSGSKKFVLSVAWSPDGRRLACGSMDGTISVFDVARAKFLHHLEGHFMPVRSLVYSPIEPRLLFSASDDAHVHMYDSEKKSLVGAMSGHASWVLSLDVSPDGQALATGSSDRTVRLWDLNMRAAVQTMSNHTDQVWGVAFRPPGGTGVRSGRLASVSDDKSISLYDYS